One part of the Thermus thermamylovorans genome encodes these proteins:
- a CDS encoding TaqI-like C-terminal specificity domain-containing protein, with amino-acid sequence MPSSLPFSPRSLGQVATPEALVAFMVGLAEAPRGGWVLEPACAHGPFLRAFREAQGTGYRFLGVELDPLALDLPPWAEGVRADFLLWEPGEAFDLILGNPPYGALGAGARLAPERRRRYRQTFATWHGRYNLYGAFLEKGVRLLKPGGLLVYVVPAGWMVLEEFQKLRAFLAREGALEVFYLGRAFPGLKVRATVLRFRKGGRGLRLYDAEALREGSPPLLLLEAPSWRGEMVRFPDPKALGMEGEGVPLGEAFRIHFAARSPEVKAHPLTRPHPGPGLVPVLTGRNLLPGGVDYETPHSGLYFPKEAVHLLKPFYAIPHLVVGHTRHYRVVAAWDGRAYPWREEFHLLPKEGVRLDPEALVAYLNGPLVQAYYRGLYREAVPHLTRAMLERLPLPPGLF; translated from the coding sequence ATGCCCTCTTCCCTACCCTTCTCCCCCAGGAGCCTGGGCCAGGTGGCAACCCCCGAGGCCCTGGTGGCCTTCATGGTGGGCCTGGCCGAGGCCCCCAGGGGGGGGTGGGTGCTGGAGCCCGCCTGCGCCCACGGACCCTTCCTCCGGGCCTTCCGGGAGGCCCAGGGCACAGGCTACCGCTTCCTGGGGGTGGAGCTGGACCCGCTGGCCCTAGACCTCCCCCCCTGGGCGGAGGGGGTGCGGGCGGACTTCCTCCTTTGGGAACCCGGGGAGGCCTTTGACCTCATCCTGGGCAACCCCCCCTATGGGGCCCTGGGGGCCGGGGCCAGGCTGGCCCCCGAGAGGCGCAGGCGCTACCGCCAGACCTTTGCCACCTGGCACGGGCGCTACAACCTCTACGGGGCCTTCCTGGAGAAGGGGGTGCGCCTCCTGAAGCCCGGCGGGCTCTTGGTCTACGTGGTCCCCGCGGGCTGGATGGTGCTGGAGGAGTTCCAAAAGCTCCGGGCCTTCCTGGCCCGGGAAGGGGCCCTGGAGGTCTTCTACCTGGGACGGGCCTTCCCCGGCCTCAAGGTGCGGGCCACGGTGTTGCGGTTCCGCAAGGGGGGGAGGGGGCTTCGCCTCTACGACGCGGAGGCCCTGCGGGAGGGAAGCCCGCCCCTCCTCCTCTTGGAGGCCCCCTCCTGGCGGGGGGAGATGGTCCGCTTTCCCGACCCCAAAGCCCTGGGAATGGAGGGGGAGGGGGTTCCCCTGGGGGAAGCCTTCCGCATCCACTTCGCCGCCAGGAGCCCGGAGGTCAAGGCCCACCCCCTCACCCGCCCCCATCCAGGCCCCGGCCTGGTGCCCGTCCTCACCGGGAGAAACCTCCTGCCGGGGGGGGTGGACTACGAGACCCCCCACTCCGGCCTCTACTTCCCCAAGGAAGCCGTCCACCTCCTCAAGCCCTTCTACGCCATCCCCCACCTGGTGGTGGGCCACACCCGCCACTACCGGGTGGTGGCCGCCTGGGACGGGCGGGCCTACCCCTGGCGGGAGGAGTTCCACCTCCTCCCCAAGGAAGGGGTGCGTCTGGATCCGGAGGCCCTGGTGGCCTACCTGAACGGCCCCCTGGTGCAGGCCTACTACCGGGGGCTTTACCGGGAGGCGGTGCCCCATCTCACCCGGGCCATGCTGGAAAGACTCCCGCTACCTCCGGGGCTGTTCTGA
- a CDS encoding FtsX-like permease family protein: MRFALFLALAHLRRRPLQTGLALLGVGVGVAVLLAALSLTNGFTGGLVRATLKAYPHLVLFSFTEELPPLPFHPEVEAYAPFAATKALLTRPAEGARGPGVDFATLVGLGEGGEGLYPELGLRVEPGGIYLGAALQHALGAFPGDRIYALSAAQERVELRVLGSFRTGNYLLDSAYAFVDLGTVERLAGLRAQGYQVRLKDPWRAREVGWALADTRFFPQSWQDTQRTLLEQLALQKRVLGILVFLIVAVAALGVANLLVLKVVEKTPEIALLRAMGASRLTVGLVFALEGVLLGVGGVLLGNLLGYLLGLYLAWRPVDLPGELYFLTHLPVEMRLADFLLVSGASFLAVVASSLLPLLRALRVQPGVVLR, translated from the coding sequence ATGCGCTTCGCCCTCTTCCTGGCCCTGGCGCACCTGAGGCGCAGGCCCCTGCAGACCGGCCTGGCCCTCCTGGGGGTGGGGGTAGGGGTGGCGGTTCTGCTGGCTGCCCTTTCCCTCACCAACGGGTTCACCGGCGGCCTGGTGCGGGCCACCCTCAAGGCCTACCCCCACCTGGTCCTCTTCAGCTTCACCGAGGAGCTTCCCCCCTTGCCGTTCCACCCGGAGGTGGAGGCGTACGCTCCCTTTGCGGCCACCAAAGCCCTCCTCACCCGGCCCGCGGAGGGGGCCCGGGGCCCAGGGGTGGACTTCGCCACCCTGGTGGGTCTGGGGGAGGGGGGAGAAGGGCTTTACCCGGAGCTGGGGCTCAGGGTAGAACCCGGGGGAATCTACCTGGGCGCGGCCCTCCAGCACGCCCTGGGGGCCTTTCCGGGGGACCGGATCTACGCCCTTTCCGCCGCCCAGGAGCGGGTGGAGCTTAGGGTGCTGGGCTCCTTCCGCACGGGCAACTACCTCCTGGACTCCGCCTACGCCTTCGTGGACCTGGGAACGGTGGAGCGCCTCGCGGGCCTCCGGGCCCAGGGCTACCAGGTGCGGCTCAAGGACCCCTGGCGGGCCCGGGAGGTGGGCTGGGCCCTGGCCGACACCCGTTTCTTCCCCCAGTCCTGGCAGGACACCCAGCGCACCCTCTTGGAGCAGCTGGCCCTCCAGAAGCGGGTGCTGGGGATCCTGGTTTTCCTGATCGTGGCGGTGGCGGCCCTGGGGGTGGCGAACCTCCTGGTCCTGAAGGTGGTGGAGAAGACCCCGGAGATCGCCCTCTTGCGGGCCATGGGGGCCTCGAGGCTCACCGTGGGCCTGGTCTTCGCCCTGGAGGGGGTCCTGCTGGGGGTAGGAGGCGTCCTCCTGGGCAACCTTCTGGGCTACCTCCTGGGCCTCTACCTGGCCTGGCGCCCGGTGGACCTCCCCGGGGAGCTCTACTTCCTCACCCACCTGCCGGTGGAGATGCGCCTTGCGGACTTCCTCCTGGTGAGCGGGGCGAGCTTCCTGGCGGTGGTGGCCTCCTCCCTGCTCCCCCTCCTCCGGGCCCTCCGGGTCCAGCCGGGGGTGGTGCTCCGGTAG
- a CDS encoding 3D domain-containing protein has protein sequence MRGFLLVLLFALALFQAVAQSSGRRVMVLEATAYTSSPRETWGNPFVTATGTRTRIGVLAVSRDLLGVLPYGTRVRLRDLGTVHGRGKGQFDPFFREVVFVVEDTMNARWRNRVDVWMPDRATALRFGRRLVELEVVELPQR, from the coding sequence ATGCGGGGCTTCCTCCTCGTGCTTCTCTTCGCCCTGGCCCTTTTCCAAGCCGTGGCCCAGTCCTCCGGGCGACGGGTGATGGTTTTGGAGGCCACCGCCTACACCTCGAGCCCCCGGGAGACCTGGGGCAATCCCTTCGTCACCGCCACGGGTACCCGGACCCGCATCGGCGTCTTGGCGGTGAGCCGCGACCTGCTCGGCGTCCTGCCCTACGGTACCCGGGTGCGCCTCCGGGACCTGGGCACGGTCCACGGGAGGGGGAAGGGGCAGTTCGACCCCTTTTTCCGCGAGGTGGTCTTCGTCGTTGAGGACACCATGAACGCCCGCTGGCGCAACCGGGTGGACGTGTGGATGCCCGACCGGGCCACCGCCCTCCGCTTTGGGCGCAGGCTCGTGGAGCTGGAGGTGGTGGAGCTGCCGCAGCGCTGA
- a CDS encoding DAK2 domain-containing protein, whose translation MASWTPGELAEAFRYATDWFRVYVEELNALNVYPVPDGDTGTNMHLTLEAVRRELDLADTSRMPEVARAIAYGSLLGARGNSGVILSQILKGFAEAIRRKDLLDASILREALRLGAETGYRAVMKPVEGTILTVARAAGEGAKGEGLEATLESALAAAKEALERTPELLPVLKQAGVVDAGGAGYVRFLEGLRGYALRLPLPEPPKVERYAQTAFATEAFGYCTEFLMEGVEVPIERIQEAVAPFGDSLLVVGAEGYVKGHIHTDDPDGLLAAVARFGRMVRTKVEDMTQQHTEILAMAGAAAEAPPPTGLLAVALGHGVARAFRSLGARVVAGGQTQNPSVEDLLSAIRSLPNPKAILLPNNPNVFLAAEEAARLAGEGGKEVHVLRTRTMGQGLAAAVRYFPEGEPEELLPEMEAAMAGARTLEVTWASRDAEVDGVKVLKDKPIGLLDGRLVLVGETPEEVLEGLVRLAGEGKEILTLFLGPDTPKEPAQALAERFPALAVEILPGGPDLYAYLGVLE comes from the coding sequence GTGGCTAGCTGGACCCCGGGGGAGCTGGCGGAGGCCTTCCGCTACGCCACGGACTGGTTCCGGGTCTACGTGGAGGAGCTCAATGCCCTCAACGTCTACCCCGTGCCCGACGGGGACACGGGTACCAACATGCACCTCACCCTGGAGGCCGTCCGGCGGGAGCTGGACCTCGCCGACACCTCCCGGATGCCCGAAGTGGCCCGGGCCATCGCCTACGGGAGCCTCCTGGGGGCCCGGGGCAACAGCGGGGTGATCCTCTCCCAGATCCTGAAGGGCTTCGCCGAGGCCATCCGCCGGAAGGACCTTCTGGACGCATCCATCCTGAGGGAGGCTCTGCGCCTGGGGGCGGAGACGGGCTACCGGGCGGTGATGAAGCCCGTGGAGGGCACCATCCTCACCGTGGCCCGGGCGGCAGGGGAGGGGGCCAAGGGGGAGGGCCTCGAGGCCACCTTGGAGAGCGCCTTGGCGGCCGCGAAGGAGGCCCTGGAGAGGACGCCCGAGCTTCTCCCAGTCCTCAAGCAGGCGGGGGTGGTGGACGCGGGGGGCGCGGGGTACGTGCGTTTCCTGGAGGGCCTCAGGGGCTACGCCTTGAGGCTCCCTCTCCCCGAGCCCCCCAAGGTGGAGCGCTACGCCCAGACGGCCTTCGCCACCGAGGCCTTCGGCTACTGCACGGAGTTCCTCATGGAGGGGGTGGAGGTGCCCATCGAGCGGATCCAAGAGGCCGTGGCCCCTTTCGGGGATTCCCTCCTGGTGGTGGGGGCCGAGGGCTATGTGAAGGGGCACATCCACACCGATGACCCCGATGGCCTCCTGGCCGCCGTGGCCCGCTTTGGCCGCATGGTGCGCACCAAGGTGGAGGACATGACCCAGCAGCACACGGAGATCCTGGCCATGGCCGGGGCGGCGGCGGAGGCCCCGCCCCCCACGGGCCTTTTGGCCGTGGCCCTGGGGCACGGGGTGGCCCGGGCCTTCCGCAGCCTGGGAGCCCGGGTGGTGGCGGGGGGGCAGACGCAAAACCCCAGCGTGGAGGACCTCCTTTCCGCCATCAGGAGCCTCCCCAACCCCAAGGCCATCCTTCTGCCCAACAACCCCAACGTCTTCCTGGCGGCGGAGGAGGCGGCAAGGCTCGCCGGGGAGGGGGGGAAGGAGGTCCACGTCCTCAGGACCCGCACCATGGGCCAGGGCCTGGCGGCGGCGGTGCGCTACTTCCCCGAGGGGGAGCCGGAAGAGCTCCTGCCGGAGATGGAGGCGGCCATGGCGGGGGCCAGGACCCTGGAGGTCACCTGGGCCAGCCGGGACGCCGAGGTGGACGGGGTGAAGGTGCTCAAGGACAAGCCCATCGGCCTCCTGGACGGCCGGCTGGTCCTGGTGGGGGAGACCCCGGAGGAGGTCCTGGAGGGCCTCGTGCGCCTGGCGGGGGAGGGTAAGGAGATCCTCACCCTTTTCCTGGGACCGGATACCCCCAAGGAGCCCGCCCAGGCCTTGGCGGAGAGGTTTCCCGCCCTGGCGGTGGAGATCCTCCCCGGGGGGCCCGACCTCTACGCCTACCTGGGGGTCTTGGAGTAG
- a CDS encoding Asp23/Gls24 family envelope stress response protein, with product MPGRVTLTENALAALLALAAHEVPGVVGMAPAGLKDQVVRILGRQEASEGVVVRQDPASPGKYTADFYVVVALGTRIPAVVESLAERVAFAAERFAGVELSQVRVHVVGVGRG from the coding sequence ATGCCAGGGCGCGTGACCCTTACGGAAAACGCTTTGGCCGCCCTCCTGGCCCTGGCGGCCCACGAAGTGCCGGGGGTGGTGGGCATGGCCCCGGCGGGGCTCAAGGACCAGGTGGTGCGCATCCTGGGACGGCAGGAGGCCAGCGAAGGGGTGGTGGTGCGCCAGGACCCGGCGAGCCCCGGGAAGTACACCGCGGACTTCTACGTGGTGGTAGCCCTGGGCACCCGCATCCCCGCGGTGGTGGAGTCCTTGGCGGAACGGGTGGCCTTCGCCGCGGAGCGGTTCGCCGGGGTGGAGCTTTCCCAGGTGCGGGTCCACGTGGTGGGGGTGGGGCGTGGCTAG
- the ald gene encoding alanine dehydrogenase, giving the protein MVIGVPKEIKTLENRVALTPGGVESLVRRGHTVLVERGAGMGSGLSDAEYERAGAELVGREEAWGAELVVKVKEPLPEEYPFLREGLILFTYLHLAADRGLTEAMLRSGVTGIAYETVQLPDGSLPLLVPMSEVAGRMAPQVGAQFLEKPHGGRGVLLGGVPGVAPASVVILGGGTVGTNAAKIALGMGAQVTLLDVNHRRLQYLDDVFGGRVITLTATEANIKRSVQHADLLIGAVLVPGAKAPKLVTRDMLPLMKEGAVIVDVAVDQGGCVETIRPTTHAEPTYLVEGVVHYGVANMPGAVPRTSTFALTNQTLPYVLRLAEKGLAALLEDGALLKGLNTHQGRLTHPGVAEAFGLPYTPPEEALRR; this is encoded by the coding sequence ATGGTGATCGGCGTGCCCAAGGAGATCAAGACCCTGGAAAACCGCGTGGCCCTGACCCCAGGTGGCGTGGAAAGCCTGGTCCGCCGCGGCCACACCGTCTTGGTGGAGCGGGGGGCCGGGATGGGTTCGGGGCTATCCGACGCGGAGTACGAGCGGGCCGGGGCGGAGCTGGTGGGCCGGGAGGAGGCCTGGGGGGCGGAGCTGGTGGTGAAGGTGAAGGAGCCCCTGCCCGAGGAGTACCCCTTCCTGCGGGAGGGGCTCATCCTCTTCACCTACCTGCACCTGGCCGCGGATCGCGGCCTCACCGAGGCCATGCTGCGAAGCGGGGTCACGGGGATCGCCTACGAGACGGTGCAGCTCCCGGATGGCTCCCTGCCCCTCCTCGTCCCCATGAGCGAGGTGGCGGGGCGCATGGCCCCCCAGGTGGGGGCCCAGTTCCTGGAGAAACCCCACGGGGGCCGGGGGGTGCTCCTCGGGGGGGTGCCCGGGGTGGCCCCGGCCAGCGTGGTGATCCTGGGGGGCGGGACCGTGGGCACCAACGCCGCCAAGATCGCCCTGGGCATGGGGGCCCAGGTGACCCTTCTGGACGTGAACCACCGGAGGCTCCAGTACCTGGACGACGTCTTCGGGGGAAGGGTCATCACCCTCACCGCCACCGAGGCCAACATCAAGCGGAGCGTCCAGCACGCGGACCTCCTCATCGGGGCGGTTCTGGTGCCGGGGGCCAAGGCCCCCAAGCTCGTCACCCGGGACATGCTCCCCCTGATGAAGGAGGGGGCGGTGATCGTGGACGTGGCCGTGGACCAGGGGGGGTGCGTGGAGACCATCCGCCCCACCACCCACGCGGAGCCCACCTACCTGGTGGAGGGGGTGGTGCACTACGGGGTGGCCAACATGCCGGGGGCGGTGCCCAGGACCAGCACCTTCGCCCTCACCAACCAGACCCTGCCCTACGTGCTGCGGCTGGCGGAGAAGGGCCTGGCGGCCCTTTTGGAAGACGGGGCCCTCCTCAAGGGGCTCAACACCCACCAGGGGCGCCTCACCCACCCGGGGGTGGCCGAGGCCTTCGGCCTACCCTACACCCCCCCGGAGGAGGCCCTGAGGAGGTAG